Proteins from a genomic interval of Gemmatimonadaceae bacterium:
- a CDS encoding farnesyl diphosphate synthase: MTAADLREAVEAGLARESRAKLSTLAPAVKDPIRYSIDGGGKRLRGMLVLAAYRAAGGTGDASSLAAAVELIHAYSLVHDDLPCMDDDDVRRGRPTAHRVFGIQATTVAGAVMIPLAARIAYDSAVALVLPRETGCMIVKILMRAAGAGGMIGGQLADLDAEGAELAREELDLIHSAKTGALIAASLEIGGLAAGASEPSVRALVDFGSRIGLAFQIMDDVLDVTSSTDKLGKTAGRDVALRKSTYPGLLGVDGATERANELVTYACHDLRSHDIHTAELEDLATFIVSRTH; this comes from the coding sequence ATGACGGCCGCCGACCTGCGCGAGGCCGTTGAAGCCGGGCTGGCGCGGGAGTCGCGCGCGAAGCTTTCCACGCTTGCGCCAGCCGTCAAGGACCCCATCCGCTATTCAATAGATGGCGGAGGGAAAAGACTCCGCGGCATGCTGGTCCTGGCGGCATACCGTGCGGCGGGCGGAACCGGTGACGCTTCCAGTCTTGCTGCCGCGGTCGAGCTGATCCACGCGTACTCACTAGTCCACGACGATCTGCCGTGCATGGACGACGACGACGTCAGGCGCGGGCGACCAACCGCGCACCGCGTCTTCGGCATTCAGGCCACAACAGTCGCGGGCGCAGTCATGATCCCTCTCGCTGCGCGGATAGCCTACGATTCCGCCGTGGCGCTCGTGTTGCCGAGGGAGACCGGCTGTATGATAGTTAAGATATTGATGCGGGCTGCCGGCGCAGGCGGGATGATCGGCGGGCAGCTGGCCGATCTCGACGCCGAGGGCGCCGAGCTGGCGCGCGAAGAGCTCGATCTGATTCATTCCGCCAAGACTGGTGCGCTCATCGCCGCGTCGCTGGAGATAGGTGGCCTGGCTGCAGGCGCTAGCGAGCCCAGCGTTCGCGCTCTGGTTGATTTTGGCTCGCGAATCGGGCTCGCATTTCAGATCATGGACGACGTACTCGACGTGACATCATCGACAGATAAGCTTGGCAAGACGGCAGGGCGCGACGTCGCTCTCAGGAAAAGCACCTATCCGGGCCTTCTCGGCGTCGATGGCGCAACCGAGCGGGCCAATGAGCTCGTAACGTACGCGTGTCACGATCTCCGATCACACGACATTCACACAGCGGAGCTCGAAGATCTCGCGACGTTCATCGTCTCCCGCACTCACTGA
- the xseB gene encoding exodeoxyribonuclease VII small subunit, translating to MSFESNLKRLEEIVAQLEGDRLDLNAALKLFEEGIELLRLASGELAETESKVKELVERADGVLELRDLRT from the coding sequence ATGTCGTTCGAATCGAATCTCAAGCGGCTCGAGGAGATCGTAGCCCAGCTGGAGGGCGACCGCCTCGACCTGAACGCGGCACTCAAGCTCTTCGAAGAGGGCATCGAACTCCTCCGACTCGCATCGGGCGAGCTCGCCGAGACGGAGAGCAAGGTCAAGGAGCTCGTGGAGCGGGCCGACGGCGTGCTGGAGCTGAGGGATCTCCGCACCTAG